A window of Apium graveolens cultivar Ventura chromosome 8, ASM990537v1, whole genome shotgun sequence contains these coding sequences:
- the LOC141679249 gene encoding uncharacterized protein LOC141679249 → MRRSTGTIPEDLIRDILLRLPSETVVELKLVCKSWLALILSPNFTKAHLTITAAEEKDVLHIVRTYVNGNKSTSLGDNKPIDLPYKFGEFHVTVNTGLLCWATCYGIITFDLHTEVLTCNGINYTVPTFDGNMSNINNYNDMDSHALVTNFKDSIAVIIYKRSNYQPIYKLNLWALDNMECLRGSGIDASWTLIFNIDVNLPIDFVQGYLNSGDLLLDLYQNSWYLYNLDNKEARYFTQSFYLLQI, encoded by the exons ATGAGAAGATCTACGGGGACTATTCCGGAGGACCTAATAAGAGATATATTGCTGCGCCTTCCTTCAGAGACCGTAGTTGAATTAAAATTGGTTTGCAAATCGTGGCTGGCCCTCATTTTAAGCCCTAATTTCACTAAAGCTCACCTTACAATCACAGCCGCCGAAGAAAAAGACGTTCTACACATCGTCCGTACTTACGTCAATGGAAATAAATCAACCTCG CTTGGGGATAATAAACCTATTGATCTTCCTTACAAGTTTGGTGAATTTCATGTTACTGTCAACACTGGACTTCTCTGTTGGGCTACATGTTATGGCATCATCACTTTCGACTTGCACACTGAAGTCCTTACTTGTAATGGTATTAACTACACCGTTCCTACTTTTGATGGTAACATGAGTAACATCAACAACTATAATGATATGGATAGTCATGCTCTTGTCACCAACTTCAAGGATTCTATTGCTGTCATTATCTATAAGCGTAGTAATTATCAACCTATTTATAAGTTGAATTTGTGGGCGTTGGATAATATGGAATGTCTTCGTGGTAGTGGAATCGATGCTTCATGGACTTTAATCTTCAACATTGATGTGAATTTGCCTATTGACTTTGTTCAAGGTTACCTTAATAGTGGTGATCTCCTACTTGATCTGTACCAGAACA